One window of the Nicotiana tabacum cultivar K326 chromosome 4, ASM71507v2, whole genome shotgun sequence genome contains the following:
- the LOC142180147 gene encoding uncharacterized protein LOC142180147, translating into MSYDIKVWRVIKKINLPIPPKKDENDQIIVSTDPLDLDDYTDEQDAVITVNAKAKTLLYNVISGEEYEKISSCETAKEMWDKLEITYEGTNKVKKTRINLLVRDYELFQMKDGESVEEMFSRFSKILGDLKPFGRPIKNGEHVKKILRSLPTIWHPKVIALECQDLDKISYDELRGNLIAFEKTHLDRQIQQEKKKAVAFKATVVEPENEEEEEEGEQDKNIAMLSQVVASMIRKYRFNKRGKLNFRRGRTNNKNDKNNGRCSECGKHGHIQADCPLLKTKLSRIFQKKKSFGSWSDEEKSDLEEIANMCFMAIKEDSNEDSGKLGLMADEGTSEVRLPTYPNCCELQEFVNIALADIERVLNELRKIQREKKD; encoded by the coding sequence ATGTCATATGACATCAAAGTTTGGCGTGTTATAAAAAAGATAAATCTTCCGATTCCAccaaagaaagatgaaaatgatCAAATCATTGTATCAACTGATCCACTTGACTTGGATGATTACACTGATGAACAAGATGCTGTTATAACTGTGAATGCCAAAGCAAAAACTCTACTGTATAATGTTATCAGTGGAGAAGAGTATGAAAAGATTTCAAGCTGTGAAACTGCCAAGGAAATGTGGGATAAATTGGAAATCACATATGAGGGAACCAACAAGGTAAAAAAAACAAGGATCAATCTTCTAGTTCGTGATTATGAGCTATTTCAAATGAAGGATGGAGAATCAGTGGAAGAAATGTTCTCCAGATTCAGCAAAATCCTTGGAGATCTAAAACCCTTTGGTAGACCAATAAAAAACGGAGAACATGTCAAGAAAATCCTTAGAAGCCTACCCACAATCTGGCATCCCAAAGTTATTGCTCTGGAATGTCAAGACCTTGACAAAATATCCTATGATGAACTTAGAGGTAATTTAATTGCTTTTGAGAAAACTCATTTGGACAGGCaaattcaacaagaaaagaagaaagcaGTAGCCTTTAAAGCAACTGTGGTTGAaccagaaaatgaagaagaagaggaagaaggagaaCAGGATAAAAACATAGCCATGCTTTCTCAAGTTGTAGCTAGCATGATCAGGAAgtacagattcaacaaaagaggAAAATTAAACTTCAGAAGAGGAAggacaaataataaaaatgataaaaataatggaAGATGCTCTGAATGTGGAAAACATGGACACATTCAAGCTGATTGTCCCCTACTGAAGACAAAACTCAGCAGGATCtttcaaaagaagaagtcttttgGATCCTGGAGTGATGAAGAAAAATCTGACCTTGAAGAAATTGCAAATATGTGTTTCATGGCCATAAAAGAAGATAGCAATGAGGACTCAGGTAAACTCGGTCTTATGGCAGACGAGGGAACTAGTGAGGTACGTCTTCCTACTTATCCTAATTGTTGTGAACTTCAAGAATTTGTTAATATTGCTCTCGCAGATATTGAAAGAGTTCTAAATGAACTCAGAAAAAtccaaagagaaaaaaaggacTAG